One window from the genome of Streptomyces sp. NBC_01476 encodes:
- a CDS encoding SRPBCC family protein, whose translation MALVEATTERIVEAEPERVYDALADYAGTRGRLLPGQFSEYEVREGGKGAGTVVHWKLQATSKRVRDCLFDVTAPTPGQLVETDRNSTLVTTWTVTPAGEGRSKVVTATTWQGASGVGGFFERTFAPKGLGRIYDAVLASLAVEVEQK comes from the coding sequence ATGGCGCTGGTCGAGGCCACCACGGAGCGCATCGTCGAGGCGGAGCCGGAGCGGGTGTACGACGCGCTCGCCGACTACGCCGGGACCCGCGGCCGGCTGCTGCCCGGACAGTTCAGCGAGTACGAGGTCCGCGAGGGCGGCAAGGGAGCCGGCACGGTCGTCCACTGGAAGCTCCAGGCCACCAGCAAGCGGGTCCGCGACTGCCTCTTCGACGTCACCGCCCCCACCCCGGGGCAGCTGGTCGAGACCGACCGCAACTCGACGCTCGTCACCACCTGGACCGTCACCCCGGCGGGTGAAGGCCGCAGCAAGGTGGTGACCGCCACGACCTGGCAGGGCGCGAGCGGTGTCGGCGGCTTCTTCGAGCGCACCTTCGCGCCCAAGGGGCTCGGCCGGATCTACGACGCGGTGCTGGCGTCGCTGGCGGTCGAGGTGGAGCAGAAGTGA